A genomic segment from Janthinobacterium sp. 64 encodes:
- a CDS encoding class I SAM-dependent methyltransferase: MYSQSQIDPVVSFRNTQGEAVRGTIFNLQRNSLVMEIYNPYSIVQVSEVLNDVTVRMGAKNAYVGKAVVISSVNTGLTAIVSVTLIDEWRELSDVVVVKGAVAKESSAFVAGWGERFRIRRDYQIVVNEMRAFLSEVARWVEQVDLSDSLPKENGRLRADIFDELALPLMEQTQLYLRQLEVEASLVEEERAPAHRAFAQAALHPLILRAPFVFRTFTKPLGYAGDYQMVNQLLDDPRQGPSTYFQIVNAAFLQAAVATAHRNRIDILTEFLAHKAAEARVAGRVYKVLNVGCGPAIEVQRFLETCPDAQWLAFELVDFSSETLDWTRARLTTIMQRTGSVVEIDYVHDSVHNLLKRRHGSGVTGLPGSFDAVYCAGLFDYLSDKVCARLLLHFASRVGPGGRLLVTNVHADNPGKFGMEHLLEWHLIYRNEAGLSALLPEHATAPKIYVDATGVNVFAEVSIP; this comes from the coding sequence GTGTATTCACAATCGCAGATCGATCCAGTCGTCAGTTTCCGTAACACCCAGGGTGAGGCGGTGCGCGGCACGATTTTCAACTTGCAGCGCAATTCGCTGGTCATGGAAATCTACAATCCCTACTCGATTGTGCAGGTCAGCGAGGTGCTCAATGATGTGACGGTGCGCATGGGAGCAAAGAACGCCTATGTGGGCAAGGCCGTCGTCATCAGCAGCGTCAACACGGGCCTGACCGCCATCGTTTCCGTGACCCTGATCGACGAGTGGCGCGAGCTGAGCGACGTGGTGGTGGTCAAGGGCGCCGTGGCGAAAGAGTCCAGCGCCTTTGTCGCGGGCTGGGGCGAGCGCTTCCGCATCCGCCGCGATTACCAGATCGTCGTCAACGAAATGCGCGCCTTTTTGTCGGAAGTGGCGCGCTGGGTCGAGCAGGTCGACTTGTCCGATTCGCTGCCGAAGGAAAATGGCCGCCTGCGCGCCGACATCTTCGACGAGCTGGCCTTGCCGCTGATGGAGCAAACCCAGCTGTACTTGCGCCAGCTCGAGGTGGAAGCCTCGCTGGTCGAGGAAGAGCGGGCGCCGGCCCACCGCGCGTTCGCCCAGGCGGCGCTGCACCCGCTGATCCTGCGCGCACCGTTCGTCTTTCGCACGTTTACGAAACCGCTCGGCTATGCGGGTGACTACCAGATGGTCAACCAGCTGCTCGACGATCCGCGCCAGGGGCCGAGCACGTATTTTCAGATCGTCAATGCGGCCTTTTTGCAGGCGGCCGTCGCCACGGCGCACCGCAACCGCATCGATATCCTGACGGAGTTTTTGGCGCACAAGGCGGCCGAGGCGCGTGTTGCCGGGCGCGTGTATAAGGTGCTCAACGTGGGCTGCGGCCCCGCCATCGAGGTGCAGCGTTTCCTGGAAACATGCCCCGATGCGCAATGGCTGGCCTTCGAGCTGGTCGACTTCAGCAGCGAGACCCTGGACTGGACGCGCGCGCGCCTGACCACCATCATGCAGCGCACGGGCAGCGTGGTGGAAATCGATTATGTGCACGACTCCGTGCACAACCTGCTCAAGCGGCGCCACGGCTCGGGCGTCACGGGCTTGCCTGGCAGTTTCGACGCCGTGTATTGCGCCGGCTTGTTCGACTACCTGTCCGACAAGGTCTGCGCGCGCCTGCTGCTGCATTTTGCCTCGCGCGTGGGGCCGGGTGGCCGGCTGCTGGTGACGAATGTGCACGCCGACAATCCGGGCAAGTTCGGCATGGAGCATTTGCTGGAATGGCATCTGATCTATCGCAATGAAGCGGGCCTGTCGGCCTTGCTGCCCGAACATGCGACGGCGCCGAAAATCTATGTCGACGCGACGGGCGTGAATGTGTTCGCGGAAGTGAGCATTCCTTGA
- a CDS encoding AraC family transcriptional regulator, with product MPLHQQGDPSIAAHHQPALVLDYARSRELAVAPLLKGTGLDGGALPSAESQVSAAQYLQLLANVARGLDSADTSFMLGQQMLPGHYGAASHALLQAQNLRQALSILCDFHTLLCPLLQPRLRAAGELHVLYWVDAYGAPSQLPFLVEMHMTALAAMCRWLAGESLPWRFCFNRARPRHVEQHEVHLGQALRFDCQVDAMLIDSSWLDKPWPRGNATAAALALRSAALAPVPAASLLGALYDYLLENIRCAPTLERTAQEFGVSPATLKRHLARHGTHFQAELDQVRAHKAIYLFQAHGYDNDAVAAYLGFHDATNFRRSFKRWTGQTPQLLRHALALFVAG from the coding sequence ATGCCGCTGCACCAGCAAGGCGACCCCAGCATCGCGGCCCATCACCAGCCGGCGCTGGTGCTCGACTACGCGCGCAGCCGTGAGCTGGCTGTGGCGCCGCTGCTCAAGGGCACGGGCCTCGACGGCGGCGCGCTGCCGTCTGCGGAAAGCCAGGTCAGCGCCGCGCAATACCTGCAATTGCTGGCCAACGTGGCGCGTGGCCTGGACAGTGCCGACACCAGCTTCATGCTGGGCCAGCAAATGCTGCCCGGCCATTACGGCGCGGCCAGCCATGCCTTGCTGCAGGCGCAGAATCTGCGCCAGGCGCTCAGCATCCTGTGCGATTTTCATACCTTGCTGTGTCCGCTGCTACAGCCGCGCTTGCGCGCAGCGGGCGAGCTGCACGTGCTGTACTGGGTCGATGCGTACGGCGCGCCGAGCCAGCTGCCGTTTCTGGTGGAAATGCACATGACGGCGCTGGCGGCCATGTGCCGCTGGCTGGCGGGGGAGTCCCTGCCGTGGCGCTTCTGCTTCAACCGCGCGCGGCCCCGCCACGTGGAGCAGCATGAAGTGCACCTGGGTCAGGCGCTGCGTTTCGATTGCCAGGTCGACGCCATGCTCATCGACTCCAGCTGGCTCGATAAACCCTGGCCGCGCGGTAATGCGACGGCGGCCGCGCTGGCCTTGCGGTCGGCGGCGCTGGCACCCGTACCCGCCGCCAGCCTGCTCGGCGCGCTGTACGACTACCTGCTGGAGAACATCCGCTGCGCGCCGACCCTGGAGCGCACGGCGCAGGAATTCGGCGTCAGCCCCGCCACCCTGAAGCGCCACCTGGCGCGCCATGGCACGCATTTCCAGGCCGAGCTGGACCAGGTGCGCGCGCACAAGGCGATTTATCTGTTCCAGGCGCATGGCTACGACAACGATGCCGTGGCCGCCTACCTCGGCTTTCATGATGCCACCAACTTTCGCCGCTCGTTCAAGCGCTGGACGGGGCAAACGCCGCAGTTGCTGCGTCACGCGCTGGCACTGTTCGTCGCGGGATGA
- a CDS encoding GGDEF domain-containing protein produces the protein MLPLHRNSLIAAALALPLFFFLYATLGHVKPFAIWKWMDIVCEGGTAVMAGIWFLFTLSSRPRGRVTSLIAGGLCAIMLGSWADCLDEFFAVDKSAVWDNWLEALIPFGMLVLTIGMYYWRQEQFRLNEHLQKRERLFRDHRAFDRITQLADASYLRTQMRLEQERRPGLDCALVLLDIDSFHLINREYGHREGDRVLQAVGHMLLLNLRNDDLLCRYAGDRFAVLMPGVSREDAAVKARHLCAMVGQMRHHANDNREIRLSLRHACSLTDGVPEVVLAELSRAVETPRSGAGISAAAPA, from the coding sequence ATGCTGCCGTTGCACCGTAACAGTCTGATTGCCGCCGCGCTGGCATTGCCCCTGTTCTTTTTTCTGTACGCCACACTAGGCCACGTTAAACCGTTTGCCATCTGGAAGTGGATGGATATCGTCTGCGAAGGCGGCACGGCCGTCATGGCGGGCATCTGGTTCTTGTTTACCCTCAGCAGCCGTCCACGGGGACGGGTGACGAGTTTGATCGCCGGCGGCCTGTGCGCCATCATGCTGGGGTCCTGGGCCGATTGCCTCGACGAATTCTTTGCCGTCGACAAGAGCGCCGTGTGGGATAACTGGCTCGAAGCGCTGATTCCGTTTGGCATGCTGGTGCTGACCATCGGCATGTATTACTGGCGCCAGGAACAGTTTCGCCTGAATGAACACCTGCAAAAGCGCGAGCGCCTGTTCCGCGACCACCGCGCCTTCGACCGCATCACGCAGCTGGCCGACGCCAGCTACCTGCGCACGCAGATGCGCCTGGAGCAGGAACGCCGCCCCGGCCTCGATTGCGCACTGGTCTTGCTCGACATCGACAGTTTTCACCTGATTAACCGCGAATACGGCCATCGCGAAGGCGACCGCGTGCTGCAAGCCGTGGGCCACATGCTGTTGCTGAACTTGCGCAATGACGATTTGCTGTGCCGCTATGCGGGCGACCGCTTCGCCGTGCTGATGCCGGGCGTGTCGCGCGAGGATGCGGCCGTGAAGGCGCGCCACCTGTGCGCCATGGTGGGGCAGATGCGCCACCATGCCAATGACAACCGCGAAATCCGCCTGAGCCTGCGCCATGCCTGTTCGCTCACCGATGGCGTGCCGGAAGTGGTGCTGGCCGAGCTGAGCCGGGCCGTGGAAACGCCGCGCTCCGGTGCCGGGATCAGTGCCGCCGCGCCTGCCTGA